From Megalops cyprinoides isolate fMegCyp1 chromosome 18, fMegCyp1.pri, whole genome shotgun sequence, one genomic window encodes:
- the LOC118793041 gene encoding uncharacterized protein LOC118793041, whose protein sequence is MGFAYDKLYEEFIRPHMPEFVDKVKVREILPFLCCLTSSDQEEIWAQTDMRGNGAGMQVLLDCIRRRENWPEDLIQALKMRKHTTLASQMEEKYESLLAPHITPPSPQMSLMKPVEDTNSPKALGDTRAQEKVVKCTTTVNQFDIKQARQEEECRRRPVSSLQSLPGSSDWLNQSVSQGPSHCHSGPDAWKDECFSKPGVLRSIPPPSRMQAVVPEEPYSGDSARLQISSSSATPSNHNPGNVTPSHWGPHPKDLEKNQYDPVPQGFDARWDVWENVVHVVQGAAVQNYAGQDPRNGEETSAGTLTGNARPLYPSPLGPGLQWLHGGQRAVPQFSFLMAAAIAVLAVLVMLWSSV, encoded by the exons ATGGGTTTTGCCTATGACAAGTTGTATGAGGAATTCATCCGGCCTCATATGCCAGAGTTTGTGGACAAAGTGAAAGTGCGAGAGATTTTGCCATTTCTCTGCTGCCTCACAAGCTCAGACCAg gAGGAGATCTGGGCGCAAACAGACATGAGGGGGAATGGAGCTGGCATGCAGGTGCTGCTAGACTGCATTAGGCGGAGGGAGAACTGGCCTGAAGACCTTATCCAAGCCCTGAAGATGCGCAAGCACACCACTCTCGCCAGTCAAATGGAGGAAAAATATGAGTCTCTTTTAGCACCCCACA TAACTCCTCCCAGCCCCCAGATGTCCCTGATGAAACCTGTTGAGGACACTAACTCACCAAAGGCATTGGGTGATACTCGAGCACAAGAGAAAGTAGTGAAATGCACTACAACTGTTAATCAG TTTGACATTAAACAGGCTCGCCAAGAGGAGGAGTGCAGGAGACGACCAGTGTCATCGCTGCAGTCACTGCCAGgttcctctgattggctgaatcaGTCCGTCAGTCAAGGCCCTTCACATTGTCACAGTGGGCCGGACGCATGGAAGGATGAGTGCTTCTCTAAGCCGGGAGTGTTGCGCTCCATTCCTCCCCCTTCCCGAATGCAGGCAGTTGTACCTGAGGAACCGTACTCCGGTGACTCTGCCCGCCTGCAAATAAGCTCGTCCTCGGCCACCCCGTCCAACCACAACCCGGGAAACGTCACCCCCAGCCACTGGGGGCCACATCCCAAAGACCTGGAGAAGAACCAGTACGATCCCGTTCCTCAGGGCTTTGATGCCAGGTGGGATGTCTGGGAGAATGTGGTCCATGTGGTCCAAGGCGCCGCTGTCCAAAATTATGCAGGGCAAGACCCTCGCAACGGTGAGGAAACATCAGCAGGCACACTTACCGGGAATGCCCGTCCTCTGTACCCATCTCCCCTGGGGCCGGGCCTGCAGTGGCTTCATGGAGGGCAGCGGGCAGTCCCCCAGTTCAGCTTTCTCATGGCTGCAGCCATTGCTGTATTGGCTGTGCTGGTGATGCTGTGGTCATCTGTGTAA
- the LOC118792922 gene encoding cell surface glycoprotein 1-like: MGFAEDELFNGYLRRNMAKIATVVKVREILPHLPCLSQSDQVEVTAKRENTGNFNAMQLLLGRLRRSESWLEEFINGLRACQHTALADEIQAEYKSLKAQPGGIAAVGSSPQPPLKPSPTATSEAAETPAVATPPFLEAASSEGASGSQTSPPHTVAQTQNLPDQPAASSQIPPSEEHASTPSNFPVAPTVHTSIPEVPPPFLQMSPVKPPVQDTNPPDTKLNTNGQKPEVISIPAVSKEVLPDDQHTGPTVSPPSPTKEVAGALASTTILDSVDGPSPSFSVGGVLAEEEGLHNKPGMLTCIHSVQVHRPFDSPSVFPAIPEEEPYSVESTCPDISSTASGHSSESVTHGNVESLAENVAPGDLKGLEPREPCNIMPDNRECVAVDDVESVAESHVPGDLEGAAPHDGESIAPDNKDSGVPGDLEVVVESVTLGSLEDVAPSNAERVVPTNMECVATNDAGILGLDKKESFGPSDHAAVVFSDGENLVPDNMENVVPGNLEGVAEFAALNNTMSVGPHNKENIAPGDVESAAESICSGDVESVAPSDAEGVVPAKTENVPTNDAGSLGLDDKGNTALSNVESVAPGNLEGAAPSEAQKEEEPDKKESFGPSDHEAVVLSDGENIVPDNMENVAPGNLEGVSEFAALSHTMSVGPHNKENIAPGDVESAAESICSGDVEGVAPSDAEGVVPANTEGVATNDAWSLGLDDKGNTAPSNMESVAPGDLEEVAPSEAEKVGPDDKESIAPGDVESIVPENKDSFSTSNAKSLVGNCTENIGLDNVETAALGDPESKAHIKMEENHHGHTHISPSSITTHTHSPESMLPGTLTPGIKNTAAETPDSVAPANVEHTATTSDSKTIVPTDPPQDNLEDKEYDTNNLGISPPSVPFPNPSSESFTPGELSNITPEEAYSGGQAYSGEETDIIAPGEAYSGGQAYSGEETDIIAPGEAYSGGQAYTGGEEDSRGETDTRSPGKEDTIVPSDTEQPHTGLKESQYESTHQKISLPSASFSSHIPKSVDPANDKNAAPNDMESAGLDDQENITGGMILPHNGPEENQCNSTHLEISLPSFNFSNHSPESVSPGNIEGITPENTEPIHIDPKRNHCSSTHLEISSTLSSNHSAERVTPSYLGSAPTSDTKPPSKEAAENHFNPVHLDKSTTSALLSTHKLDDVAPGDVESHPNKHGANHSASACQTITDDKDVPEKICMSEDSGDQNRVEQALCATGKTPGGTLTDKHHPLEAVPEQDQPNSQGQQGKYYIPAAAVAGVAAVAMLWQLRK, encoded by the exons ATGGGGTTTGCAGAGGATGAGCTGTTCAATGGCTACCTGCGGCGCAACATGGCAAAGATTGCAACTGTTGTCAAAGTGAGAGAAATCCTGCCCCATCTTCCCTGCCTCTCGCAATCAGACCAG GTGGAGGTCACTGCAAAGCGGGAAAATACAGGCAACTTTAATGccatgcagctgctgctgggccgTCTGAGGCGCAGTGAGAGTTGGCTAGAGGAATTCATCAATGGCCTGCGGGCCTGCCAGCACACTGCCCTCGCTGACGAAATCCAGGCAGAGTACAAGTCCCTGAAAGCCCAACCTG GTGGCATAGCTGCAGTTGGCAGTTCTCCTCAGCCTCCACTCAAGCCCAGCCCCACAGCCACATCAGAAGCAGCAGAGACTCCAGCTGTGGCCACACCTCCTTTCCTGGAAGCTGCCTCTAGTGAAGGGGCATCTGGCAGTCAAACAAGTCCTCCACATACTGTAGCCCAGACCCAGAACCTCCCAGATCAACCCGCTGCCTCCTCCCAAATCCCTCCTTCTGAGGAACATGCATCTACCCCCTCTAACTTCCCTGTGGCTCCAACAGTTCACACCTCCATCCCTGAAGTCCCACCTCCATTCCTTCAGATGTCCCCAGTGAAACCACCAGTTCAAGATACTAATCCACCAGACACCAAGCTAAACACTAATGGTCAAAAGCCAGAAGTTATCTCCATTCCAGCTGTCAGCAAGGAG GTTTTGCCAGATGATCAGCACACAGGCCCAACAGTGTCCCCACCAAGCCCCACCAAGGAGGTAGCTGGTGCATTAGCCTCCACAACCATACTAGATTCAGTAGATGGTccttccccttctttctctgtggGAGGAGTCTTGGCAGAAGAGGAAGGGCTCCACAACAAGCCAGGGATGTTAACCTGCATCCACAGTGTCCAGGTGCACCGGCCCTTTGACAGCCCATCGGTCTTTCCAGCCATCCCAGAGGAGGAGCCATACTCCGTGGAGTCCACCTGCCCAGACATCAGTTCCACTGCATCTGGCCACAGTTCTGAAAGTGTTACTCATGGCAATGTGGAGAGTCTTGCTGAGAATGTTGCCCCTGGTGACTTGAAGGGTCTGGAGCCCAGAGAGCCATGTAACATAATGCCTGACAACAGGGAGTGTGTTGCTGTTGACGATGTGGAGAGTGTTGCAGAGAGTCATGTCCCTGGTGACTTGGAGGGTGCAGCCCCCCATGATGGTGAGAGCATAGCACCTGACAACAAAGACAGTGGTGTTCCTGGTGACTTAGAGGTTGTTGTAGAGAGTGTTACCCTTGGCAGCCTGGAGGATGTAGCTCCCAGTAATGCAGAGAGGGTAGTGCCTACCAACATGGAGTGTGTTGCCACTAACGATGCAGGGATTTTAGGGCTTGACAAGAAGGAGAGTTTTGGCCCTAGTGACCATGCGGCTGTAGTCTTCAGTGATGGAGAGAACTTAGTGCCTGACAACATGGAAAATGTTGTCCCTGGCAACTTGGAGGGTGTTGCAGAGTTTGCTGCTCTTAACAATACAATGAGTGTAGGGCCTCACAACAAGGAGAATATTGCCCCAGGTGATGTTGAGAGTGCTGCAGAGAGTATTTGCTCTGGTGATGTGGAAAGTGTAGCTCCTAGTGATGCCGAGGGGGTAGTGCCTGCCAAAACAGAGAATGTTCCCACTAACGACGCAGGGAGTTTAGGGCTTGATGACAAGGGGAACACTGCCCTTAGCAACGTGGAGAGTGTCGCTCCTGGTAACTTAGAGGGAGCAGCCCCCAGTGAGGCACAGAAAGAAGAAGAACCTGACAAGAAGGAGAGTTTTGGCCCTAGTGACCATGAGGCTGTAGtcctcagtgatggagagaaTATAGTGCCTGACAACATGGAAAATGTTGCCCCTGGCAACTTGGAGGGTGTTTCAGAGTTTGCTGCTCTTAGCCATACAATGAGTGTAGGGCCTCACAACAAGGAGAATATTGCCCCAGGTGATGTTGAGAGTGCTGCAGAGAGTATTTGCTCTGGTGATGTGGAAGGTGTAGCTCCTAGTGATGCCGAGGGGGTAGTGCCTGCCAACACGGAGGGTGTTGCCACTAATGATGCATGGAGTTTAGGCCTTGATGACAAGGGGAACACTGCCCCTAGCAACATGGAGAGTGTTGCTCCTGGTGACTTGGAGGAAGTAGCCCCCAGTGAGGCAGAAAAAGTGGGGCCTGACGACAAGGAGAGCATTGCCCCAGGTGATGTAGAAAGTATAGTGCCTGAAAACAAGGACAGCTTTTCCACCAGCAATGCTAAGAGCTTAGTGGGCAATTGCACAGAGAACATAGGCCTTGACAATGTAGAGACTGCAGCCCTTGGAGATCCAGAGAGCAAAGCCCACATCAAGATGGAGGAGAACCACCATGGTCATACCCACATCAGCCCATCCTCcatcactacacacacacacagcccagagaGCATGTTACCAGGCACACTAACTCCTGGCATTAagaacacagctgcagaaaCCCCGGATAGTGTAGCTCCTGCTAATGTGGAACATACTGCGACTACCAGTGACTCAAAGACCATAGTCCCCACTGATCCACCCCAAGACAACTTGGAAGACAAAGAGTATGACACCAATAACCTAGGGATCAGCCCTCCTTCTGTCCCCTTTCCTAACCCCAGCTCAGAGAGCTTCACCCCTGGTGAGCTGAGCAACATAACTCCTGAAGAGGCCTATAGCGGGGGTCAGGCATATAGTGGAGAAGAAACTGACATCATAGCCCCTGGAGAAGCTTATAGCGGGGGACAGGCATATAGTGGAGAAGAAACTGACATCATAGCCCCTGGAGAAGCTTATAGTGGGGGGCAGGCATATACTGGAGGTGAGGAAGATAGCAGGGGTGAGACTGACACAAGGTCCCCTGGCAAGGAAGATACCATAGTCCCCAGTGACACAGAGCAGCCACACACTGGGCTAAAGGAGAGTCAGTATGAGTCCACACACCAGAAGATCAGCTTGCCCTCTGCTTCCTTTTCCAGTCATATCCCAAAGAGTGTTGATCCTGCCAATGACAAGAATGCGGCCCCCAATGACATGGAGAGTGCCGGCTTGGATGACCAAGAAAATATAACTGGAGGCATGATCCTACCCCACAATGGGCCAGAGGAGAATCAGTGCAACTCCACCCATCTGGAGATTAGCTTGCCTTCCTTTAACTTTTCTAACCACAGCCCAGAGTCAGTTTCCCCTGGAAACATAGAGGGAATAACCCCTGAAAACACAGAGCCAATCCATATTGATCCAAAGCGGAACCATTGCAGCTCCACCCACCTTGAGATCAGTTCTACACTATCTTCCAACCACAGTGCAGAGAGGGTAACTCCCAGCTACCTGGGGAGTGCACCCACCAGTGACACAAAACCCCCTAGCAAAGAGGCAGCAGAAAACCATTTCAACCCAGTCCACCTGGACAAAAGCACCACCTCAGCTCTTTTGTCCACCCACAAGCTAGACGATGTTGCACCTGGTGATGTGGAGTCACATCCCAACAAGCATGGAGCAAACCACTCTGCTTCTGCCTGCCAGACCATCACTGATGATAAGGATGTGCCAGAGAAGATTTGTATGTCTGAAGACTCAGGCGACCAGAACCGTGTGGAGCAAGCCCTGTGTGCCACTGGAAAAACACCAGGGGGCACCCTCACAGACAAGCATCACCCACTTGAGGCTGTTCCAGAACAGGACCAGCCCAACAGCCAGGGTCAGCAGGGTAAATACTACATCCCTGCCGCTGCTGTTGCCGGAGTGGCTGCTGTGGCAATGCTATGGCAACTGAGGAAGTAG